One region of Armigeres subalbatus isolate Guangzhou_Male chromosome 3, GZ_Asu_2, whole genome shotgun sequence genomic DNA includes:
- the LOC134226544 gene encoding probable cytochrome P450 9f2 translates to MEVNLLHVGVLVAIFAYLYRWLTRNNDYFHDKPIPSLAVTPFLGASGPLLLRKVTFNDFVQTMYNKFPGVKVFGMFETITPFFVIRDPELIKQIGIKDFNNFVDHRPTFGLDDEQSNHPKALFRKTLFAMNGQRWKDMRATLSPAFTGSKMRQMFSLMGECCEEMMNHYLSEAKGTGRVAVEMKDLLSRISINVIASCAFGIKVNCFKEQEHEFMYHGKKMMGFGRPIVIIRMLFMRIFPKFASKFGIDLLDREQADYFTQVFLETINVRESKKILRHDMIDLLLQARKGNLKYQEEKEDQEGFATVQESDVGKGEGVKNMSDAEMIAQCLIFFLGGFDTVSSCAVFTAYELLRNPDVQQKLYEEIQQTDKELNGKPLSYDALQKMKYMDMVVSEALRMWPLAPAVDRYCTQDYTLDDGQGLKFTIDKGTCVWFPASGLHHDPQYFPNPEKFDPERFNDENKGNINLGAYIPFGIGPRNCIGSRFALMEVKAIMYYILRKFSFVRGTKTQIPIQLRKGFTNVGPQDGMHLDLKLR, encoded by the exons ATGGAAGTCAATCTTCTTCATGTGGGAGTTCTGGTGGCGATTTTCGCTTACCTTTACCGTTGGCTAACGCGCAACAATGACTACTTCCACGATAAACCGATTCCGTCGTTGGCCGTAACACCGTTTCTGGGCGCTTCGGGACCTCTCCTGCTGCGAAAGGTCACCTTCAACGATTTCGTCCAGACGATGTACAACAAATTTCCCGGTGTGAA AGTCTTCGGAATGTTCGAAACGATTACCCCCTTCTTCGTGATCCGCGATCCAGAATTGATCAAACAAATCGGCATCAAGGACTTCAACAACTTCGTGGATCATCGTCCGACATTCGGCTTGGACGACGAGCAATCGAATCATCCGAAAGCGCTGTTCCGCAAGACGTTGTTCGCGATGAATGGCCAACGGTGGAAGGATATGCGAGCGACGTTGAGTCCGGCCTTCACGGGGAGCAAAATGCGACAAATGTTCTCCCTGATGGGTGAATGCTGTGAGGAAATGATGAACCACTATCTGAGTGAGGCGAAAGGCACGGGACGGGTGGCGGTGGAAATGAAGGATTTGCTGAGTCGGATCAGTATCAATGTGATTGCTTCGTGTGCTTTTGGGATTAAGGTGAACTGCTTTAAGGAACAGGAACACGAGTTTATGTACCACGGCAAAAAGATGATGGGTTTTGGACGACCGATAGTGATCATTAGAATGTTGTTCATGAGAATCTTTCCAAAGTTTGCTTCCAAATTTGGAATTGACCTGTTGGATCGAGAGCAAGCCGATTATTTTACGCAGGTATTCCTGGAGACGATTAATGTTCGTGAAAGTAAGAAAATCCTGCGGCATGACATGATTGATCTGCTGCTGCAGGCTCGCAAAGGCAATTTGAAATACCAGGAAGAGAAGGAGGATCAGGAAGGTTTCGCCACCGTTCAGGAGTCAGATGTTGGCAAAGGGGAAGGTGTAAAGAACATGTCTGATGCAGAAATGATTGCGCAGTGTTTGATATTTTTCCTAGGTGGGTTCGATACCGTTTCTTCCTGTGCTGTGTTCACTGCGTATGAGTTACTTCGTAATCCGGATGTGCAGCAGAAACTATACGAGGAGATCCAACAAACGGATAAGGAACTCAATGGAAAGCCACTGAGCTATGACGCCCTACAGAAGATGAAGTACATGGATATGGTGGTTTCGGAAGCCTTGAGAATGTGGCCTTTGGCACCGGCCGTTGATCGATATTGCACTCAAGACTACACCCTCGATGATGGTCAGGGTTTAAAATTTACGATCGATAAAGGAACATGCGTTTGGTTCCCAGCATCTGGGTTGCATCACGATCCTCAGTATTTCCCAAATCCGGAAAAATTCGACCCGGAGCGGTTCAACGATGAAAACAAGGGAAATATCAATCTGGGAGCGtatattccattcggaatcggacCAAGAAACTGCATCGGCTCGCGGTTTGCCCTGATGGAAGTTAAAGCCATAATGTATTATATTCTGCGCAAGTTTTCATTCGTCAGAGGAACAAAAACCCAAATACCGATCCAGCTGAGAAAGGGTTTTACTAATGTGGGCCCACAAGACGGAATGCATTTGGATCTTAAATTGCGGTGA